In Antennarius striatus isolate MH-2024 chromosome 8, ASM4005453v1, whole genome shotgun sequence, a single window of DNA contains:
- the ufsp2 gene encoding ufm1-specific protease 2 translates to MVHGDPQSSGPETIVRIRGPLEFKCLLDSRDALQMQKEISRTFEKLHSQVKSESCIFTVCNSPVIIWPNRDVCATPEEITPNTSCEELQQWIPTNEQESVGKRAVKRKSKKSPATSVLNLSLMMEVTRPGPLPAPVLSRNVHKSHFLSTTLPIDCVIRTTCNNTIKATFKLLLEALTHQLHEMEKVMLQHMKGANLLLPEPLHFLLPDSKGLVTVVYPAGVPDSQLEMQRKELHQQYELPNEWPYFKRANAYHFPNEPYKDGYLRNPHLVLTQPSLDNGKVYLVQGIYSYYHYMQDHMDDNGWGCAYRSLQTICSWFQQQGYVERAVPTHKEIQQALVDIGDKPAAFVGSRQWIGSIEIQAVLNQLLQVTSKIMFVSQGSDLASKGRELANHFLTEGTPIMIGGGVLAHTILGVAWSETTGEIRYLILDPHYTGGEDLQVITDKGWCGWKRPDFWDQTAYYNLCLPQRPKVI, encoded by the exons ATG GTTCATGGTGACCCGCAGTCCTCCGGTCCAGAGACCATAGTTCGAATCAGAGGCCCGCTGGAGTTTAAATGTCTGCTTGACAGCAGAGATG CACTGCAGATGCAGAAAGAAATCTCAAGAACTTTTGAGAAGCTTCACTCTCAGGTGAAATCTGAATCATGTATTTTTACAGTCTGCAACAGTCCTGTTATTATTTGGCCAAATAGAGATGTTTGTGCCACACCTGAAGAAATAACTCCAAACACATCTTGTGAAGAATTACAACAGTGGATACC gacAAATGAACAAGAAAGTGTTGGGAAAAGAGCTGTAAagaggaaaagcaaaaaaagccCAGCAACA AGTGTCCTTAACCTTTCCCTGATGATGGAGGTAACAAGACCTGGTCCTCTACCAGCTCCAGTCCTCAGCAGAAATGTGCACAAATCCCACTTCTTGTCTACAACTCTTCCAATCGACTGTGTTATCCGTACCACCTGCAATAACACAATCAAAGC AACCTTTAAGCTCCTGCTGGAGGCGCTGACACATCAGCTGCATGAGATGGAGAAAGTGATGCTGCAGCACATGAAGGGAGCCAACCTTCTGTTACCTGAACCGCTCCACTTCCTCCTTCCAGACTCTAAAGGACTAGTGACCGTGGTTTACCCTGCAGGAGTACCTGACTCTCAACTAGAGATGCAACGTAAG GAACTGCATCAACAGTATGAACTCCCAAATGAGTGGCCCTACTTTAAAAGAGCTAATGCTTACCACTTTCCCAATGAACCCTACAAAGACGGTTATCTCCGGAACCCTCATCTGGTCCTCACACAACCCAGCTTGGACAATGGCAAG GTGTACTTGGTCCAGGGAATCTACAGCTACTATCACTATATGCAGGACCATATGGATGACAACGGCTGGGGCTGTGCATACCGTTCCCTTCAAACCATCTGCTCCTGGTTCCAGCAGCAAGGCTACGTAGAGAGAGCTGTTCCCACTCACAAGGAGATCCAACAG GCTTTAGTGGATATTGGAGACAAACCAGCAGCATTCGTTGGCTCACGCCAGTGGATCGGGTCCATCGAGATTCAGGCTGTTCTGAACCAGCTGCTTCAGGTGACTTCTAAGATCATGTTTGTGAG TCAAGGTTCTGACTTGGCCTCCAAAGGCAGAGAACTGGCCAACCACTTCCTTACTGAAGGGACTCCTATCATGATTG GAGGTGGAGTTTTAGCTCACACTATTCTAGGTGTGGCATGGAGCGAGACCACTGGGGAGATACGCTATCTCATCTTAGATCCACATTATACTGGAGGAGAAGACTTACAGGTTATCACAGACAAG GGCTGGTGTGGCTGGAAACGACCAGATTTTTGGGATCAAACTGCATATTATAATCTGTGTTTGCCTCAGAGGCCAAAGGTCATCTGA
- the gucy1a1 gene encoding guanylate cyclase soluble subunit alpha-1, with translation MFCAKLKELKISGECPFSSSAKNNEVADFEKRSTGAADLLPISKDVHGKIGEGLPHQKASRARVNLHSLGDSIRKLACPDFQRLHTALQRMMRLSDGNRDTESPMFCCTDYQSCSDELEHLVEMMNIYSTKTAIQMEALRIALGEELFNMCYEEDGHILKVVGGALHDFFNSFNVLLKQSSTVPNPDTEDCVNEPSVLCLDKDLGLLTVYFFNPRPTTEFFFPGVIKAAARLLYHTTVDVLMDPPGAKDGILQSNPQPSLLYTVVERDAKNLSPSPLRATSAGTLPTSLFSTIFPFHLILDQDLVLVQIGHGLRKRLTRKDGLRRANFQELFLIVSPQINCTFQGILTMLNTQFIIRIKHGFSTTDYTGQVMDLKGQMIYVSESNAILFLGSPCVDKLEELTGHGLYLSDIPIHNALRDVVLVGEQAKAQDGLKKRLGKAKSALEHAHRALEDEKKKTVDLLFSIFPGTVAQQLWQGQTVQAKKFEQVTMLFSDIVGFTAVCSRCTPMQVITMLNELYTRFDHHCGELDVYKVETIGDAYCVAGGLHKESDTHAVQIALMALKMMELSDDVMTPTGEQIQMRIGLHTGSVLAGVVGVKMPRYCLFGNNVTLANKFESCSHPRKINISPTTYRLLKDRPEFVFIPRSRQDLPANFPEDIPGVCYFLEASLITSKKLSLK, from the exons ATGTTTTGCGCGAAGCTGAAAGAACTGAAGATATCAGGCGAATGTCCGTTCTCTAGCAGCGCCAAAAACAATGAGGTCGCAGACTTTGAGAAGCGCTCAACTGGCGCTGCGGATTTATTGCCCATTTCTAAAGACGTGCACGGAAAAATAGGTGAGGGTCTACCCCATCAGAAGGCAAGCAGAGCCAGAGTTAACCTGCATTCACTTGGAGACAGCATCCGAAAATTGGCATGCCCCGAT TTCCAAAGGCTGCATACAGCCCTCCAGCGAATGATGAGACTATCAGATGGCAACAGGGACACTGAAAG TCCAATGTTTTGCTGTACAGACTATCAGAGTTGCAGTGATGAACTAGAGCATTTAGTAGAGATGATGAACATTTACTCAACCAAAACAG CAATCCAAATGGAAGCTCTGAGAATAGCTCTTGGAGAGGAGCTCTTCAACATGTGCTATGAGGAGGATGGACATATTTTGAAGGTTGTGGGGGGAGCGCTCCATGACTTCTTCAACAGTTTCAATGTCTTGTTGAAACAGAGCAGTACAGTGCCCAATCCAGACACAGAGGATTGTGTAAACGAACCTTCGGTGCTGTGCTTAGACAAAGATCTGGGTCTGCTCACTGTCTATTTTTTCAATCCCCGCCCGACCACTGAGTTCTTCTTCCCTGGAGTAATCAAAGCTGCCGCCCGCCTGCTATATCACACAACTGTGGATGTGTTGATGGACCCCCCCGGGGCTAAAGACGGCATCTTGCAGTCCAACCCACAGCCCAGTCTTCTGTACACAGTTGTAGAAAGGGATGCTAAAAATCTGAGCCCAAGTCCATTGCGAGCTACCTCTGCAGGGACCCTTCCTACTTCTCTTTTCTCTACCATCTTCCCTTTCCATCTGATACTGGACCAAGACTTGGTTCTGGTACAAATTGGACATGGGCTCAGGAAGAGATTGACCCGAAAGGATGGACTGAGACGTGCTAACTTCCAGGAGCTCTTTTTGATTGTGTCTCCCCAGATCAACTGTACCTTCCAGGGTATTCTGACCATGCTGAACACACAGTTTATCATTCGGATCAAGCATGGATTCTCCACCACAGATTACACAGGGCAG GTCATGGACCTTAAAGGCCAGATGATCTATGTGTCTGAGTCCAATGCCATCTTGTTCTTGGGTTCACCATGTGTGGACAAGCTGGAGGAGCTAACAGGCCATGGCCTCTACCTGTCAGACATCCCTATTCATAATGCACTGCGTGACGTGGTGCTGGTAGGTGAGCAGGCCAAAGCTCAGGACGGTTTGAAGAAGCGGCTGGGGAAGGCCAAGTCAGCCCTGGAGCATGCTCACCGAGCCCTGGaggatgagaagaagaagacggtgGACCTCCTCTTCTCCATATTCCCCGGCACTGTTGCTCAGCAGCTTTGGCagggtcaaacagtccaggccAAGAAGTTTGAGCAAGTTACAATGCTTTTCTCTGATATCGTGGGCTTCACGGCTGTATGCTCACGCTGCACCCCGATGCAAGTAATCACCATGCTCAATGAGTTATACACAAGGTTTGACCACCATTGCGGAGAGCTTGATGTTTATAAG GTGGAGACCATTGGTGATGCATATTGTGTAGCTGGAGGCCTCCACAAGGAGAGTGACACTCATGCTGTCCAAATAGCCCTCATGGCATTAAAGATGATGGAGCTATCAGACGATGTTATGACACCGACTGGAGAACAAATACAA ATGCGCATAGGCCTCCACACTGGTTCAGTGCTGGCTGGTGTAGTTGGGGTGAAGATGCCACGCTACTGCCTTTTTGGGAACAACGTGACATTGGCCAATAAGTTTGAATCCTGCAGCCATCCCAGAAAAATTAACATCAGCCCTACAACCTACAG ATTGCTGAAGGATCGTCCAGAGTTTGTCTTTATTCCCAGGAGCAGACAAGATCTTCCGGCCAACTTCCCAGAGGACATCCCTGGTGTTTGTTACTTTTTGGAGGCCTCTTTGATAACATCAAAAAAACTGAGTCTGAAATGA